The sequence GGAAGTCCGCAGGTGGCTCTGTGTCGACTGTAGAAGCGGTTCTCCAAGTCGATCCGGGTCTCCCCTATCAGGTCATCCCCTCCCACCAAGTCATAGTCATAGATGAGCAGAGACAGCAGAGACTCCTGAGGAAACGTCGCCTGCATCTCAAATGATCTGGAACAAGGCAGAACAAATCAACCTGTGAGTGCCTTTCACAACCAAACTGTCAAAGCGGGGAGACGACAACCTTCCAAAGACGGGGTTCAGTTGTTTAGGGATGTAGTTCTCACGGTCTTTGATTTCATTCTTGCCAAGTTGAACGACGACGTAAGGGTCTGCCTTTCCGTCCGGGTCGGCCGGGTGCAGATTTGATGCCTTCAGGGAGAGCATGATGGTGAAGATTAAGACAATAAAAAGATCAGAACAAAACAACTTACAGAGACAACGTAAACACGAATGAGGACTTGAACTGGGGTGTTCTGCGGAATCCCTCTGTTGACTCTGAGATGTCCATCGTCTTCCTCCCACTCTCCTTCCTCATCTTCAGTAAGCTTATACAAGCAGAAGCGCCCCTATAGAAAGGGAAATTCACGTTGTGGAGTAGAACAAATCCAATGGTGACATTAATTTGTCACGATCATCTCACCTTGAACTTGCCAACGAACCTCTCCTCTGTCGACCCCTCTTCCTCACTGGCCTTTCCGCGGAACAGTTCGTATGTGTTGACCCAGTCGTCAAAGGGTCCGAACTCTACCTCCAGCTCCTTGCTGTAAAGCTACAGAGTCCGGGGTTATGAGGTTTAAGGGTAGGTCAAAGGCATTCTTTAAGGCTGATGCGTTTTTGAAGTACCTGCAGCGTGGCCAGTTTGGTAGGCAGACTGAGACTACAGTTTAggttttgctctgatgttccttttcccttttgtttctttttcttgttacCATCCGATGAGCTGTTCACTGGCAGGACAAAAAACACGTCGAATTTTGAGATGGGgatagggaaaaaaacatggttcCTCCCTGGAGCAACACAACCATCCCTTATCAGAACCACACCACAATCCAATCGAACAGCCTAAATCAACTACGCCACTTGTGGCAATATCTACACGCTCTTATTTCTACGTTCGTCCTTACCTAAAGAGTCTATTCCATCGCTGAGCAAGCTGTGGTACGGCAAGGCTGTAATACACAACAATGCTCTGTGGGTATGAGGCAGGTGGCTGGGTAAACCTACTATCAGTTTTATACTATTCTGTTTTGTCCCTTCAtttgaacaaagaaaaactttaTAACCAAGAACTGTAGAGTACATGATTTTAAAAGGAGCCCTAAGACAGATCCCTGTGGCACACCTGCCTTTCATAAAGCTAGCCGCTTCTTTTAATAGTCAGTTTTGTACTTGCATTACCCTTAATATGGATTTATTTCCACAAGTTTCTTGTTGCAtagtgcttgtttttttagtcattTGCACTCGTAGCATTGCtctaaatttaaattttaccAGTAGCCCACTCTATTTGAAAAGAGGTGTTCTGAGTCGATCTACATCCCCGGAACATAGAAATAaggcttgcttgcttgcctgCTTTTCGAGAAACCTTTGCTAAACATTCTCACACAAGCCAACCAGACCATTATTTCGGCCTTGAAAACGGAACCTTAGCCCGAAGACGTTCTTACCTTTTTCAAAGATTTGTGGGAACGGCGATCCTTCTGTTTGTTTGGTCTgtaatgacaacaaaacaatttatttgaatttgagGATTTAGTGGCACCTTGAATCGTCAGCACATCAGATATGTGAACAGGTAAATTCACAAACGGCGAATACGCGGGCGTTCATAATACCTGTTTCTCTACAGACGCATAATATTTGGACCACCAGTCAATGACACACTCTGCTGACTCGTCTGCGATGGTCCGCCTTCTGCGCTTGGAGGAGCGATGGGTGCTCTTTTTGTGGCTCTCCTGCATTtcatacaaacacaaaaatagaatTTATATCAACATAAATAGACAAGCCATGATAAAGTAACTATGTGTTCAACTGGGTCACCTTTTTCCTTCTGGGTTCTGCCTTTTCTGTCTTTTCGGAGGTCGGCTCCTCAACTGTGATGAGAACGTCGGGAGTTGTAGACGCAACTGTGGAACTAGTCCCTGGAGCATGCTGCAAAGATTCTGTTGGATAACAAAAATCTGAGAAGATATATGGAGtatataaaacatgaaaaaaaatgacagataataaaaaaattaaaagtgaaTGTAAAtcgaataaataaatctaatAAGTACGGTAATAATTACTACAAACACAAaacctttattaaaaaaaaaacttgtattTCCATATGTAACGTTACCCTCAGCTTTTTGTGGTTCTGGGGTGAACATGACTGCAGGTGGTGCGTGCATTTGTGCGGAGGCAGGTGGGGCTTGGGGAGCAATATATTTAAAGGTCATCAGGTTGTTGATGACGTGGTTTCCAACTAGCGTGCTGCGACCAAAAGCCCTCCAGTCGACAACGGTGATGCTGAGCGGCGGGTGGAGGTGCTCGTTCTCCGGTAACTCCTacaagaggagaaaaaaatgaattatttcattGTGGAAATTGTTTCTCTGCAGATATTAATCTCATGGAACCAAGAAGGAAAAGTGGACAGACCAGCTCAATGGTGTCAACCAGGGTGGTGAAGTTGGGGTTGGACTTGTATCGTTGAATAACAGAAGAACGCAATGTTTTTCCAGCACATTCTATGAAcacctataaaataaatattcagaTGAATATAATATGTTGCCTATATTAAATGTCCTTTTTAAAAGTGGAGTAGAAGACATATTTATACCACCTCCCAGAGTGGTCGCCCAACCCACCCCTGATTTAAACTATAATATCATCTTTGAAtacattgaaaatgtaaatctaTACCACACCGTATAAAAAGGATAAAACGGTATATTGAACTGTATCCCTAGATATATTAAAATAGATAATCAATACGTACCTGAGGGCGATCAACAGACAGTAACTGAACCTTCTTAAGCTCTCGTAGACCCCAAAATAACACCTGGTGGACAAATAAGTTGATACGTAAGATAATGGAATGTAGCAATGTTGAGATATTACCCATACAGCATTTTTTGggaggaaacacacacacctctagTCTGTATGTACTGAGAACAGGTCGAATGTTTTCAGGCACCTCGTAGATGCCGCCTTCCTGTTCCTTTAAGGGAGGCAGACTCAGCTCTCCAGACATGGCAATCTACAACATAGACAACTTGCTTTCTACTCATGCTTTCAAACTATGTGGAGAGACAACAGCAAGAGGCGCATCAGCTGACCTGCACCAGTTCGAAGGCGGCCAGAAGCTctcctcctgattggctggcgaaGTGGAGCGGGCTGTATTGCAGCGTAGGTGGCGTGTAGGATTCCGAGAAAAGGCGGACCTCAGGCAAAGTCACTGTGGACCCTAAATACTCCGCCTTGCCCTGCACATGacgtttgagaaaatttttcAGACACAGTGGTTCTCAAAGTGGGATCCCGGAATACACTGGTGTCTGCAATTTATAACTTGAGGGGACCACAAAGTAATGTGCTATAAAATATGCTCTATCGATGGGCCATAATATTTCTAAAAGAATTGCCGTACATCTTTTGTTAACCTTTTCGgtttaaaacatttgtcaaTTTGGAGATATGTATATTAAAGTGGCAAATTATAATCCACTGTTacaacaaaatgttcaatGACAATGCCTCCAGAcctaaaactttttttaaaaagcgcTACAGTGGTCAGAAAAGTTGCTAAATCTAACGATCAAGCGCCTAAATTGGCAAGAGTGACTGCTTTTGTAAACtagttgtcattttacaatatGTGTGCTTTCTTGTCATGATTCCATGCATATTTTGCTAAATTTTAAACAGTTTGGTTCGATTTAATGCACTCACCCCGAAATCAAAACCAATTTTCCAATTCATATCGTTTTTTGTTACACTCATTATCAGTATATATCTGCTGTTTATCTATTTTACCAGGGCGTCGTCATCATACACTTCAACGACGAGTCTCGGCGGTTCCTGCTGGATGTATTGAAGATCTCCACTGAGCACGATGTGACTCATCTGCAAGCACTGATTCCAGGTGGGGCTGAGAGTCTGATTGATCACCTGATGCACAGAAGAAATAAACTCAAGTATGCTGACTCCAAAACTAAGGTAGGTAATCATTTCTATGACTGTATTTACATTGGTGGTCTGGCTATGTGACAGGTACGTGACCCGAGCAAAGGGGTCAGAAAGGCCCGAGTTGTCGGCTGCAATCAACCCGCGCGCTTGATACATGTGACACCTTAACTGGAACTGATGCTGCTCTGCACACAGAAACATATCAACACACTCGCATGCGAAGGAACACCAAAGAGGCAAAACAAGGCAAATACTGTACACTAAGAATGACCATAACATAGGTTTGGATTTTGACTGCTGTTTTTTGGATTACGTTATAAACAGAGGACCCACTGATAGAATAGTAGCACCGACTGGTCTACAATAAATTATGAAATTCTTGAAATGGAGATGCAAGTTAACTTTCCTCGATACATGTCCAGTGTGATAAAACAAAGGAGTGGTCGCGCCTACCTGTACATGTCAGGTGAGTTGGGGGACTGTTAGTGTCAACCCCCCCGGTGACAGCGTTGAAGCCTTTTGGCAGCTCATCCAGCATGTGAACAGAGTCCACGCAAGATCCAAACCACAAATACACATCTACTTTGGCCTGCACCGAAAAACCCGTCACACGTTTCCCTGGCGGCTGCGTACATACAAACATGAACGTCATTGGTTTTTGCTAAGATTGTTTGCTGCTGCGTGTGAGCTTCTTACCTTGAGGAAGAGCGTTATTATCTTTCCACAGTGAACTCCTCGAGCTTCCCGATTGCTGCAGAAGACGACATCTCTGGCCGGGAGCCGAGCGTATGCGACGCGTTTGTTGTTGCTCAACAACCACACAAAGATGTCTGGAACGGTGTGTTGAGGCTGCATGTGACGTCACAGGTTGGTTGTTAAAATAACATCTGGTTTGAAAATGTGAATCATGCATGGTGTACCTCCTCCACTAGGAAGCGTAGTTTCTGTGTGAGTTTTGTTGCATCCTGGAGTACTTCTTTCATGCTACCtgacttcctcttcctctctacTAGAGACTGAGCATCTCCAACCATACTTTCCTGCAACATAGATAGAAGACTTGAAGCTTAAGGTTCAAAAAACACTGCAGTACTGTCATGTTTGACCTTAAAGACTCCATTTTCGCATTAATTCTAATGCGAGCGTGGCTATTTTTTCGTTGCTTTCTCCTACCAGTTCTtgtttgcacatcgagaggcGTTTCTTGTCCAGCTGCGTCAGGTAATTGGACTTTAACTGAGCCTTCAACTCGGCCTCTGCTGCTGCTATGAAACGCctgcaaataatttaaaataacatttaaaggTTAATGTTGCTCTCTTCACATCACACTGATGGATTTGGATACCTGGCATCTATGCAAAAATCTTTGACGGTTGTTTTTAGTGTCTGCTCGGCCCCGGGATACGACTTCCTGTGGAGTTCAGCTGCCTCGGTCACTCCTTCCTCCTGTAAGTAGATGTTAAATTCAATCTGACTTAATAGTAGTGCAATGTTTATGGGTTTGTTCGTGTTTGCATACGTACAAACAAGGCTGCTATGTTCTCCAGCATGTTGGAGTTGTATAGCCGATATGTTCTGTCTTCCCATTGACTCAACACATTGATGCACGGCTTCTGTTTCTCCAGAGGCAAATGCATATAGTACCTATggtatataaacacacacacatataaacagacatttttttcaaatatattttgacaAGAGAAAAAGGACTGCTGTTTTATTCGATTGTTCAAGTTTGTATAAtacttaatgttgtttttatgcTTTACAGATCATAtgttgaaattattttatgaaagtaTTCTCGTAATTCACTTGCACGTAACAGGAAATAATGTTGTGTTTGAAATCACCTGACAAAGatattcttttaaatataCTCTCTGAATTAGACTTGTTCCCTCATTACAGAATTCACCTGTTTCCTTCGACAGGGAGCGGTTTCTGGGGACGTGTGGTGGACTTAGAGATCCTGCTGGGGTCTTGAGATTCTCTGGATAAGAGTGGGGAGGAAGGGGAGGTCCTATCTGGGAGGTCCAGTGGCTGTCTCCTGCGGCTGAGGGTAGGACTTGGGGCACTCAGACCGGGCTGGCTCACAGGCTCTTGTATGTTACCGCAATTACCTTGGTAACAAATAATAGCTACAATGAAACCAAATGTTTGAGACTATTTCAACCACATATACACGACTCATAATAATAGCTACATTTCTAAAGCAAACCTGGCCACACAGAATCTCAAATGCAGTTTCAAGTTGTAATATCACCATTCACCAGTAGATGGCAGACAAATGGCTTTGTTACGCTTACACTGCCCGATATTGCAATGTGAGTAAGCCTAATCATTTTTTATGAATTTAGAAAGGTATGGAGACAAACTTTGTACTTCAATAATATTAACATTTTGAGTGAGTTGACTTTTGAGTGTGCTGTTTAGCAGTTTTGTGCCAACTTGAATAGTCATTTTTACAccggaaagtacaatacacaTAGTACGGTTACAGTATATTTTATGCATGCATTGAAAATTATGaataatgaaatatatttttgagcACATAAGCatattttgtccatatttaaAACGGCATTTTTGTCATACATCTGGTTAGGAAGTGCATGGTCCCCCCATGGTAGCACCCAACCAACATTTAAGTTGCCCATCTCTGATTTAGGATCTATACCTACCCAGTGAGAACTCAAAAGTTAGAGGCTTGTCTCCAATCTTTCTGTCAATCATGGTGGCTTCAAATAAGGCCCCGAAGAGCAAGAAATGCTCTTTGTTCTCAGAATCGATCTAAAACACAAACCACACATCCTTGATCATCTGCTACCTCCTTTCAAGTTGCTGTCAGGAATGGTGCTCTTACTGTCGTTGGACATTCCACAGGAAGAACCTCCGCCGCTGCTTTCCCTTTGTCGTCATCGCCTGCACCTCCTCCAGATACTCCCCCTCCTACTCCTCCACCTGCTGGGGTCTTACTGTCCTTCCCTCCAGCCTTTACCGCCTTTGCATCCCTTACAGGTTTCACCATCCGAGCAACTTTGGACTCTGGGCCCATCCCGCCTGATAGGATCTCCACCGTCAGCTCGACAAAGACACGTCCCCTGGGGGCAGGAATTCATATACTTGGTTGGTTGTCGCTTTATTCTACTTATCAACTATATTCTTAACAAACCTATAAGCGACACCCTGTCCAATGCCCTCGTTAAGCTCGGCAGTGTCATCACCCAGAGAGTTCCTGACGGAGCCATACAAGTTTATCCATGCGGGACCAAAAGTTGGTAAAAAGCCTGTAGAAAGAAGAATTCTCTTTCAGCATAAAGTTCCGACATGTGCATGACTAAACTCACATCCCCGCCTTACC comes from Syngnathus acus chromosome 21, fSynAcu1.2, whole genome shotgun sequence and encodes:
- the fer1l6 gene encoding fer-1-like protein 6 isoform X1, whose amino-acid sequence is MDTTESPATRRRKAKLMFGLKGKKKKKARSDLVLANKAALDSEGEVSSEASQLLEEKSDEDQHGAIRTRILPNTKRSKLKTRIQDSEEKPQSFQIAINITEAKQLVGENIDPSVIIEIGDEKKQTTVKEGTNAPFYNEYFVFDFFAHKEIFFDKVIRLTVMHSKMLRSFCIGSFKLDVWTVYKQPGHQFINKWAMLTVPGDISTGCKGYVKCDISVSAKGDAMQPGIKASDSEEQIEKNLLIPEGFPSERPWARFSVRVYRAEGLPRNNSSIMANVTKAFIGDNTALIDPFVVVSFFKQMGRTTTQKSNADPVWNEQIVFTEMFPPLCQRMKIQVWDEGSVSDVAIGTHYFDLRRISNEQDGDRGFLPTFGPAWINLYGSVRNSLGDDTAELNEGIGQGVAYRGRVFVELTVEILSGGMGPESKVARMVKPVRDAKAVKAGGKDSKTPAGGGVGGGVSGGGAGDDDKGKAAAEVLPVECPTTIDSENKEHFLLFGALFEATMIDRKIGDKPLTFEFSLGNCGNIQEPVSQPGLSAPSPTLSRRRQPLDLPDRTSPSSPLLSRESQDPSRISKSTTRPQKPLPVEGNRYYMHLPLEKQKPCINVLSQWEDRTYRLYNSNMLENIAALFEEGVTEAAELHRKSYPGAEQTLKTTVKDFCIDARRFIAAAEAELKAQLKSNYLTQLDKKRLSMCKQELESMVGDAQSLVERKRKSGSMKEVLQDATKLTQKLRFLVEEPQHTVPDIFVWLLSNNKRVAYARLPARDVVFCSNREARGVHCGKIITLFLKPPGKRVTGFSVQAKVDVYLWFGSCVDSVHMLDELPKGFNAVTGGVDTNSPPTHLTCTEQHQFQLRCHMYQARGLIAADNSGLSDPFARVTYLSHSQTTNVINQTLSPTWNQCLQMSHIVLSGDLQYIQQEPPRLVVEVYDDDALGKAEYLGSTVTLPEVRLFSESYTPPTLQYSPLHFASQSGGELLAAFELVQIAMSGELSLPPLKEQEGGIYEVPENIRPVLSTYRLEVLFWGLRELKKVQLLSVDRPQVFIECAGKTLRSSVIQRYKSNPNFTTLVDTIELELPENEHLHPPLSITVVDWRAFGRSTLVGNHVINNLMTFKYIAPQAPPASAQMHAPPAVMFTPEPQKAEESLQHAPGTSSTVASTTPDVLITVEEPTSEKTEKAEPRRKKESHKKSTHRSSKRRRRTIADESAECVIDWWSKYYASVEKQTKQTEGSPFPQIFEKALPYHSLLSDGIDSLVNSSSDGNKKKKQKGKGTSEQNLNCSLSLPTKLATLQLYSKELEVEFGPFDDWVNTYELFRGKASEEEGSTEERFVGKFKGRFCLYKLTEDEEGEWEEDDGHLRVNRGIPQNTPVQVLIRVYVVSASNLHPADPDGKADPYVVVQLGKNEIKDRENYIPKQLNPVFGRSFEMQATFPQESLLSLLIYDYDLVGGDDLIGETRIDLENRFYSRHRATCGLPTEYSLEGYNAWRDCLKPSELLSKLCRENNVDGPHFRPGRIIVADQVFTGKTLFMHEDEEPVESYEHLSLKILHRWAEIPTVGCKLVPEHIETRTLFHKARPGMDQGQVQMWVDIFPMDLPHPGPAVDISPRKPKGYELRVIIWNTEDVILEDSNFLTGQKSSDIYIKGWLKGLEDDRQETDVHYNSLTGEGNFNWRFVFPFNYLPAEKVVVVKKRDNIFSLDKTEQKLPAILSLQVWDFETLSSDDFLGTVELDLHGFPRGAKTAKSCKMDIFTDGTERISIFQQKRSRGWWPLSKSGELTGKVEAEFHLVTSEEAEKNPVGRARKEPEPLPKPNRPDTSFSWFVNPFKCFFHLVWRNYKKYIIIAFLLLITVLFLVLLFYTLPAAISQKIVNG
- the fer1l6 gene encoding fer-1-like protein 6 isoform X2, producing MDTTESPATRRRKAKLMFGLKGKKKKKARSDLVLANKAALDSEGEVSSEASQLLEEKSDEDQHGAIRTRILPNTKRSKLKTRIQDSEEKPQSFQIAINITEAKQLVGENIDPSVIIEIGDEKKQTTVKEGTNAPFYNEYFVFDFFAHKEIFFDKVIRLTVMHSKMLRSFCIGSFKLDVWTVYKQPGHQFINKWAMLTVPGDISTGCKGYVKCDISVSAKGDAMQPGIKASDSEEQIEKNLLIPEGFPSERPWARFSVRVYRAEGLPRNNSSIMANVTKAFIGDNTALIDPFVVVSFFKQMGRTTTQKSNADPVWNEQIVFTEMFPPLCQRMKIQVWDEGSVSDVAIGTHYFDLRRISNEQDGDRGFLPTFGPAWINLYGSVRNSLGDDTAELNEGIGQGVAYRGRVFVELTVEILSGGMGPESKVARMVKPVRDAKAVKAGGKDSKTPAGGGVGGGVSGGGAGDDDKGKAAAEVLPVECPTTIDSENKEHFLLFGALFEATMIDRKIGDKPLTFEFSLGNCGNIQEPVSQPGLSAPSPTLSRRRQPLDLPDRTSPSSPLLSRESQDPSRISKSTTRPQKPLPVEGNRYYMHLPLEKQKPCINVLSQWEDRTYRLYNSNMLENIAALFEEGVTEAAELHRKSYPGAEQTLKTTVKDFCIDARRFIAAAEAELKAQLKSNYLTQLDKKRLSMCKQELESMVGDAQSLVERKRKSGSMKEVLQDATKLTQKLRFLVEEPQHTVPDIFVWLLSNNKRVAYARLPARDVVFCSNREARGVHCGKIITLFLKPPGKRVTGFSVQAKVDVYLWFGSCVDSVHMLDELPKGFNAVTGGVDTNSPPTHLTCTEQHQFQLRCHMYQARGLIAADNSGLSDPFARVTYLSHSQTTNVINQTLSPTWNQCLQMSHIVLSGDLQYIQQEPPRLVVEVYDDDALGKAEYLGSTVTLPEVRLFSESYTPPTLQYSPLHFASQSGGELLAAFELVQIAMSGELSLPPLKEQEGGIYEVLFWGLRELKKVQLLSVDRPQVFIECAGKTLRSSVIQRYKSNPNFTTLVDTIELELPENEHLHPPLSITVVDWRAFGRSTLVGNHVINNLMTFKYIAPQAPPASAQMHAPPAVMFTPEPQKAEESLQHAPGTSSTVASTTPDVLITVEEPTSEKTEKAEPRRKKESHKKSTHRSSKRRRRTIADESAECVIDWWSKYYASVEKQTKQTEGSPFPQIFEKALPYHSLLSDGIDSLVNSSSDGNKKKKQKGKGTSEQNLNCSLSLPTKLATLQLYSKELEVEFGPFDDWVNTYELFRGKASEEEGSTEERFVGKFKGRFCLYKLTEDEEGEWEEDDGHLRVNRGIPQNTPVQVLIRVYVVSASNLHPADPDGKADPYVVVQLGKNEIKDRENYIPKQLNPVFGRSFEMQATFPQESLLSLLIYDYDLVGGDDLIGETRIDLENRFYSRHRATCGLPTEYSLEGYNAWRDCLKPSELLSKLCRENNVDGPHFRPGRIIVADQVFTGKTLFMHEDEEPVESYEHLSLKILHRWAEIPTVGCKLVPEHIETRTLFHKARPGMDQGQVQMWVDIFPMDLPHPGPAVDISPRKPKGYELRVIIWNTEDVILEDSNFLTGQKSSDIYIKGWLKGLEDDRQETDVHYNSLTGEGNFNWRFVFPFNYLPAEKVVVVKKRDNIFSLDKTEQKLPAILSLQVWDFETLSSDDFLGTVELDLHGFPRGAKTAKSCKMDIFTDGTERISIFQQKRSRGWWPLSKSGELTGKVEAEFHLVTSEEAEKNPVGRARKEPEPLPKPNRPDTSFSWFVNPFKCFFHLVWRNYKKYIIIAFLLLITVLFLVLLFYTLPAAISQKIVNG